In one window of Microscilla marina ATCC 23134 DNA:
- a CDS encoding AAA family ATPase: protein MEKFASEVDAAKALHTAYQDIRKEISKVIVGQEEVVHLLLTAIFCQGHCLLVGVPGLAKTLLIQTIASSLELNFNRIQFTPDLMPSDILGSETLDQQRNFQFVQGPIFSNIILADEINRTPPKTQAALLESMQEYSVTIAGKRYQLDRPFFVLATQNPIEQEGTYPLPEAQLDRFMFNIFLDYPDYQAEVDIVKRTTVKEKPVVNKVLSGEEIVAFQELVRKVPVPDNVVEYAVSLVHKTRPGTERAAKEANEYLEWGAGPRASQNLILGAKCNALLSGKYSPDIEDIKAVAYPILRHRIVRNFKAEAEGVTIDNIIENML from the coding sequence ATGGAAAAATTCGCATCTGAGGTAGATGCTGCCAAAGCATTACACACTGCTTACCAAGATATTCGTAAAGAAATCTCAAAAGTAATCGTAGGGCAAGAAGAGGTAGTACACCTGTTATTAACTGCTATTTTTTGTCAGGGACACTGTTTGTTGGTAGGAGTACCAGGCTTAGCAAAGACACTATTGATTCAAACAATTGCATCAAGTCTTGAGCTTAACTTCAATCGTATTCAGTTTACGCCCGATTTAATGCCTTCAGATATTTTAGGTTCAGAAACCCTTGATCAACAGCGTAATTTTCAGTTTGTACAAGGACCAATATTTTCAAATATTATTTTGGCTGATGAGATCAACCGTACCCCTCCCAAAACTCAAGCAGCTTTGCTAGAGTCTATGCAAGAGTACTCGGTAACCATTGCTGGTAAACGCTATCAACTTGATCGTCCGTTTTTTGTGTTGGCTACCCAAAACCCCATCGAACAAGAAGGAACTTACCCGTTGCCAGAAGCGCAACTAGACCGCTTTATGTTCAATATATTTCTTGATTATCCTGATTATCAGGCAGAAGTAGATATTGTAAAACGAACCACAGTAAAAGAAAAACCAGTCGTAAATAAAGTTTTATCAGGTGAAGAAATTGTAGCATTTCAAGAGTTAGTAAGAAAAGTACCTGTACCTGATAATGTAGTAGAATATGCTGTAAGTTTGGTGCACAAAACTCGCCCAGGAACAGAAAGGGCAGCTAAAGAAGCCAACGAATACCTTGAATGGGGAGCTGGACCTCGTGCTTCGCAAAACCTGATCTTAGGTGCTAAATGTAACGCTTTACTATCAGGCAAGTATTCACCAGATATAGAAGATATCAAGGCAGTAGCTTATCCCATTTTGCGTCATAGAATTGTGCGTAATTTTAAAGCTGAAGCTGAGGGAGTAACAATAGATAACATTATTGAGAATATGCTATAG
- a CDS encoding MraY family glycosyltransferase: MTLFLTFVTSLIITYLSIPSIIKVADEKHLYDLPSEIKTSHSTGIPTLGGIAIFGGTLITSTFFIDFDTIPRFNYILCAMTLLFFTGVKDDVIPLTPSKKFIAQVISAGILVFKANIRLTSLYGLFGIQALPYWISISISLFTIIVIINAFNLIDGINGLTGGVGIIVGLTFAFFFYQIQETGWVVFILALCGSLMAFLKFNFANKIFMGDTGSLLVGCISVVLCISFIEHPEVQKKYSNSFTPVFAFCILIIPLFDTLRVFTIRIFNKKSPFQGDRKHLHHILVDGGLTHWQASFIMYLANLSIILLAYSLKHISALFLLFGVLALCTVLSFLLVSFHKPKSKSSNINKPQAIEH; encoded by the coding sequence ATGACTCTTTTTTTAACGTTTGTTACCTCTCTAATTATTACTTACCTAAGCATTCCATCTATCATAAAAGTGGCAGATGAAAAGCACCTTTATGACCTTCCAAGCGAAATCAAAACTTCACATAGCACAGGTATTCCAACACTAGGTGGCATTGCTATTTTTGGTGGAACCCTCATTACCAGCACCTTTTTCATAGATTTTGATACCATTCCTCGCTTCAACTATATATTATGCGCTATGACCTTACTGTTTTTTACAGGAGTCAAAGACGATGTTATCCCCTTAACCCCCAGTAAAAAGTTTATCGCTCAAGTTATTTCAGCAGGCATACTTGTATTTAAGGCTAACATACGCCTTACAAGTTTGTATGGATTATTTGGTATACAAGCCTTGCCTTATTGGATAAGTATTAGCATTTCATTATTTACTATTATTGTAATAATTAATGCTTTTAACCTAATTGATGGAATTAATGGGCTTACTGGTGGAGTAGGCATTATTGTAGGCCTTACCTTTGCTTTCTTTTTTTATCAAATACAAGAAACAGGTTGGGTTGTGTTTATATTGGCATTGTGTGGTAGCTTAATGGCATTTTTAAAATTTAACTTTGCCAATAAGATTTTTATGGGCGATACAGGCTCACTATTGGTAGGTTGTATATCAGTAGTGCTATGTATCAGTTTCATAGAACACCCCGAAGTACAAAAAAAATACTCTAACTCTTTCACCCCTGTTTTTGCTTTTTGTATCCTTATAATTCCTTTATTTGATACTCTCAGGGTTTTCACCATTAGAATATTTAATAAGAAGTCACCTTTTCAGGGAGACAGAAAACACTTACACCATATATTGGTAGATGGAGGGCTCACCCACTGGCAAGCCTCCTTTATTATGTATCTTGCCAACCTCAGTATTATTCTATTGGCATACTCTCTCAAACATATCAGTGCTTTGTTCTTACTCTTTGGTGTATTGGCATTATGTACAGTTTTAAGCTTTTTGTTGGTATCTTTTCATAAGCCTAAATCTAAATCCAGTAATATAAATAAGCCACAAGCCATTGAACACTAA
- a CDS encoding undecaprenyl-phosphate glucose phosphotransferase, whose protein sequence is MTHQYSKFLHPLYLIGDLLLLNLSFIGAFAYQFANLKLTQTPYFFLMIFFNIIWIFVSVLLDNHEKNRMATDAAIVKKIAKGLGLHIATIATILLFLKAVYFSRLHLVYTYALFGALIIAWRISFIYFLRSYRTKGYNFRSYVIAGISSSGQSLLQLYNKHPEFGYRFMGYFDNKVARDGVVGKICDIKNYVKENNIDEIYCSVSDIDKSYVKDLVKFGDQNMVRVKLLSSSQDSTTAQKLFAVQYGSLNVFSFRHEPLNDSFSKVSKRIFDIVFSSLVMICIHSWLIPIIAILIKMDSKGPVFFKQKRTGRDGKEFWCLKFRTMKVNNDSDSKQATKNDSRITPLGAFLRKSSIDELPQFINTFLGDMSVVGPRPHMLKHTEYYSQEVDKFMVRHLVKPGITGLAQTKGFRGETKEVSAMKNRVRMDVFYVENWSLFLDIKIIFMTVFNMVRGEKNAY, encoded by the coding sequence ATGACACACCAATACTCTAAGTTTCTCCACCCATTATATCTAATTGGAGACTTACTCTTATTAAATTTATCTTTTATAGGGGCTTTTGCATATCAATTTGCAAACCTAAAACTAACTCAAACACCTTATTTTTTCCTGATGATATTCTTCAATATCATCTGGATTTTTGTATCAGTATTATTAGACAACCATGAAAAAAACCGCATGGCTACTGATGCTGCTATTGTCAAAAAAATAGCCAAAGGTTTAGGGTTACATATAGCCACAATAGCTACTATTTTACTGTTTCTCAAAGCAGTATATTTTTCTCGCTTACACCTTGTATATACCTATGCCCTGTTTGGCGCACTAATCATTGCCTGGAGAATATCTTTTATCTACTTTCTGCGAAGTTATCGCACTAAAGGGTACAACTTTAGGTCTTATGTCATTGCAGGCATTAGTTCCTCAGGACAATCATTGCTTCAGCTATATAACAAACACCCAGAGTTTGGTTATCGTTTTATGGGGTACTTTGACAATAAAGTAGCAAGGGATGGGGTAGTAGGCAAAATCTGTGATATTAAAAATTATGTCAAAGAAAACAATATAGATGAAATTTACTGTTCTGTATCAGATATAGATAAAAGCTATGTCAAGGATTTGGTAAAATTTGGTGATCAAAATATGGTCAGAGTAAAACTACTATCATCATCACAAGACAGTACAACTGCGCAAAAACTATTTGCGGTACAATATGGAAGTTTAAATGTGTTTTCATTTAGACATGAACCTTTAAACGATTCTTTTAGCAAGGTCTCGAAACGAATTTTTGACATTGTATTTTCATCACTTGTCATGATTTGTATACACTCTTGGCTAATACCCATTATAGCTATATTAATAAAAATGGATTCAAAGGGACCTGTATTTTTTAAGCAAAAAAGAACAGGACGTGATGGTAAAGAATTCTGGTGTTTGAAATTCCGCACCATGAAGGTAAATAACGACTCAGACTCTAAACAAGCCACTAAAAACGATAGTAGAATTACACCACTTGGAGCATTTCTTCGCAAATCGAGCATAGATGAATTACCTCAATTTATCAATACCTTTCTCGGAGATATGTCTGTAGTTGGTCCGAGGCCTCATATGCTCAAACACACAGAATATTATTCTCAGGAAGTAGACAAGTTTATGGTACGTCATTTGGTAAAACCTGGCATTACAGGCTTGGCACAAACCAAAGGTTTCAGAGGAGAAACAAAAGAAGTGTCTGCAATGAAAAATCGAGTAAGAATGGATGTTTTTTATGTTGAGAACTGGTCATTATTCTTAGATATTAAAATCATATTTATGACTGTATTTAATATGGTTCGTGGAGAAAAAAATGCTTACTAA
- a CDS encoding O-antigen ligase family protein codes for MNIKITSNTLTKVKLAFFFKNNLQSNISYFFLICIAFTLPLHTQLNSILIISFCLSLFFQKKLKKRFTNLLDNQFFYLFISLYLIQLIGLVYTTNFHDALYKLETKLSLLILPIALGVLPKLNNKQIHIIVASFALSCLLTTLYYFIITTQTFWLGQAPSFPESSAFLKSISPIGTVYVGMYNIFAIFSILYILLKDWKHIPVFIKLLSITGILTLYAFVILIGARTALYISFLFVVIYLAYNFYLSKNYDLTTVLLALVSLTLTGYFAYKNDINNKVTSVFDAKPEYNTLDLRMVQWGCAAKILLESNHSLFFGVGTGDVQKHIGDCYVNQNYGSLKDSFNAHNEYIEEALRHGLIGLFVFLSALLIPFYLSIYERRSYLYFLFLLIFIIWSFTESTLSTQKGTVFYAFFNSLLFFHFVNKHKTK; via the coding sequence ATGAATATAAAAATCACTTCAAATACACTCACTAAAGTTAAATTAGCGTTTTTTTTCAAAAACAACTTGCAATCTAACATATCATACTTTTTTTTGATATGCATTGCTTTTACTCTTCCTTTGCACACACAACTCAATAGCATTTTAATTATCAGTTTTTGTCTAAGTCTCTTTTTTCAAAAAAAACTCAAGAAAAGGTTTACTAATCTGTTAGACAATCAGTTTTTCTATCTATTCATTAGCCTCTATCTCATTCAACTAATTGGTTTAGTTTATACCACCAACTTTCATGATGCTTTATATAAATTAGAAACCAAACTATCTCTTTTGATACTTCCTATTGCGTTGGGTGTTTTACCCAAACTTAATAATAAACAAATCCATATTATTGTCGCCAGCTTTGCCTTATCTTGCCTTCTTACTACCCTTTACTATTTTATTATTACTACCCAAACTTTTTGGCTAGGCCAAGCTCCCTCTTTTCCAGAATCATCAGCTTTCTTAAAAAGCATTTCCCCTATAGGTACCGTGTATGTAGGCATGTATAATATATTTGCCATATTTTCTATTCTATATATTCTACTCAAGGACTGGAAACACATACCCGTATTTATAAAACTATTATCAATCACAGGCATACTAACCCTTTACGCTTTTGTTATTCTGATTGGAGCCCGTACAGCATTATATATATCATTTTTATTTGTTGTAATTTACCTTGCTTATAACTTCTATCTAAGTAAAAATTATGACCTCACCACCGTTTTATTAGCGTTAGTATCATTAACCCTAACAGGATACTTTGCCTACAAAAACGACATTAATAATAAGGTTACCTCTGTATTTGATGCAAAACCTGAGTATAATACGCTTGATCTTAGAATGGTTCAATGGGGGTGTGCCGCCAAAATACTCTTGGAAAGTAACCACTCTTTGTTTTTTGGTGTGGGTACTGGCGATGTTCAAAAACACATTGGTGATTGTTATGTAAATCAAAATTATGGCAGCTTAAAAGACTCTTTTAATGCCCACAATGAGTATATAGAAGAAGCTTTGCGACATGGGCTGATAGGTCTTTTTGTTTTTTTATCAGCATTACTCATTCCTTTTTACCTCAGTATTTACGAAAGACGTAGCTATTTATACTTCTTATTTTTACTAATTTTCATTATTTGGAGCTTTACAGAATCTACGCTTAGCACTCAAAAAGGCACTGTATTTTATGCTTTTTTTAATTCTTTATTATTTTTTCATTTTGTTAATAAGCATAAGACAAAATAA
- a CDS encoding WecB/TagA/CpsF family glycosyltransferase, with translation MQARTTNNTQRVHLLSTPIDCLTLQETVAKIEHAIDNHQQIHRTDVNAGKIVMMHEDKELHNSVINADIINADGQSVVWASKILRKPVPERVTGIDLMEELMVTANEKKYSVFFFGATEEIVNKVVQIYTQKYGEKISAGYRNGYFSKNEEESIAQQIAQSNADILFVGMGSPQKENFLYQYRKTFSNVSFVMGVGGSFDVIAGKVKRAPKWMQKGGLEWLYRLIQEPRRLWKRYAVGNYKFIKLVLTEKFSRKNN, from the coding sequence ATGCAAGCTCGTACAACCAATAACACCCAAAGGGTTCATCTTCTTTCTACTCCAATTGACTGTTTAACCTTGCAAGAGACAGTAGCCAAAATAGAACACGCTATTGATAACCACCAACAAATACATAGAACAGATGTAAATGCCGGTAAGATAGTAATGATGCATGAAGATAAGGAGCTACACAATAGTGTTATAAATGCTGATATTATCAATGCTGACGGGCAATCAGTAGTTTGGGCATCTAAAATTTTAAGAAAGCCTGTCCCCGAACGTGTCACAGGAATTGACTTGATGGAGGAGTTGATGGTTACAGCCAATGAAAAAAAATACTCTGTATTTTTCTTTGGTGCTACTGAAGAGATCGTAAACAAAGTGGTTCAGATTTATACCCAAAAATATGGTGAAAAAATTTCGGCTGGATATAGAAATGGATATTTTTCAAAAAATGAGGAGGAAAGCATTGCTCAACAAATTGCTCAAAGTAATGCTGATATATTGTTTGTAGGTATGGGGTCTCCTCAAAAAGAAAACTTTCTTTATCAATATCGTAAGACTTTCTCTAACGTAAGTTTTGTAATGGGTGTAGGTGGTAGTTTTGACGTAATAGCAGGCAAGGTTAAGCGTGCACCAAAGTGGATGCAAAAAGGAGGCTTAGAATGGCTTTATAGACTTATCCAGGAACCTAGGCGTTTATGGAAACGATATGCTGTTGGTAACTATAAATTCATCAAGCTTGTGCTTACAGAAAAATTTTCAAGAAAAAATAATTAA
- a CDS encoding methyltransferase domain-containing protein — protein MQKIDKLANYANPKSLGNKFREKRFNFFKSKIKNLPKPMKILDVGGTQLFWVNRGFHNNPNYHITLLNLHKEPSDYSNIQSTIGDATNLSNYQNNHFDLVFSNSVIEHLFTYQNQEKMASEVRRIGRYHYIQTPNYYFFIEPHYLLPFFQFLPRSLQLFILTKTRLSRGIKYTKEAANAYLDEIQLLSKKQYKQLFPESVFYKEKFLGMTKSITAHNIVNKG, from the coding sequence ATGCAAAAAATAGATAAATTAGCAAATTACGCAAACCCTAAATCACTAGGCAATAAGTTTAGAGAAAAACGATTTAACTTCTTTAAAAGTAAAATCAAAAATTTACCAAAACCTATGAAAATTCTTGACGTAGGTGGTACACAACTCTTTTGGGTAAATCGTGGATTTCATAACAACCCAAATTACCATATTACTTTGTTAAATCTTCATAAAGAGCCAAGCGACTACTCTAACATACAAAGTACTATAGGTGATGCTACTAATCTCTCAAATTACCAAAATAATCACTTTGACTTAGTGTTCTCTAACTCTGTAATAGAACATTTATTCACGTACCAAAATCAAGAAAAAATGGCATCAGAAGTTCGGAGAATAGGGCGTTACCATTATATTCAAACCCCTAATTACTACTTTTTTATTGAGCCACATTACTTATTACCCTTCTTTCAATTTTTACCGAGAAGCCTACAACTATTTATTCTTACTAAGACTCGCCTTAGTCGAGGTATAAAGTACACCAAAGAAGCTGCTAATGCATACCTTGACGAAATCCAACTTTTATCAAAAAAACAATACAAACAACTTTTTCCTGAAAGTGTATTCTATAAAGAAAAGTTTTTGGGAATGACTAAATCAATTACCGCTCATAACATTGTAAATAAAGGGTAA
- a CDS encoding O-antigen ligase family protein, whose protein sequence is MSILKQDNLLFITILLVTVTLPISMLANNISIVLMLLVWIMEGKWRAKLQNLKSNNLSWIFIGFYILHLIGMLYTNNTSEGAIELEKRLSLLIFPLVLGSTTKQFTKTQFHLILKTFVFSCTLASSTMLLYAIYQVTGQNQGVKVLFYDLLSMSSVIKMHPIYIAMYMGFCLFIILYLLQKFWHSTSALAKIGSIVLFIYTLAFIFLTGARMPIISIVLIIITQFIAGYQKQILTTNIALASLFIGIVVIVIMKFDILQHRFKIIYETNISQIFAKDYQYYNSNQNAFSMRLVKWRCSVEVIYENFLFGVGTGDTEDQLVICYDQKKFWGRLAGYRFNSHNIYLQDWLRLGLIGFTLLMLSFILPIIKAVKQKKALYLTFITLFMLCGITESLMNANKGIVFFAFFSCIFAFKSDIQGSST, encoded by the coding sequence ATGAGCATACTAAAACAAGATAACCTTTTATTTATAACTATCCTACTAGTAACTGTTACCTTACCTATTTCTATGCTTGCTAATAACATTAGTATTGTATTAATGCTGCTTGTTTGGATAATGGAAGGAAAATGGAGAGCCAAACTTCAAAATCTAAAATCCAATAACCTTTCTTGGATTTTCATCGGCTTTTATATCTTACATTTGATAGGTATGTTATATACCAATAATACATCAGAAGGAGCCATTGAACTCGAAAAAAGACTTAGTCTACTTATATTTCCCTTGGTGTTGGGTTCTACTACAAAACAATTTACAAAAACCCAATTCCATTTAATTTTAAAAACATTTGTGTTTAGCTGTACTTTAGCATCTAGCACAATGCTATTATACGCTATATATCAAGTTACTGGGCAAAATCAAGGTGTCAAGGTGTTATTTTACGACCTTTTATCCATGTCGTCTGTTATAAAAATGCACCCCATCTACATTGCCATGTACATGGGTTTTTGCTTATTTATCATCCTTTATTTGTTACAAAAATTTTGGCACTCTACCTCTGCTCTTGCTAAAATTGGTAGCATAGTTTTATTTATCTATACTCTAGCATTCATATTTCTCACGGGTGCGCGTATGCCTATCATCAGCATAGTATTAATTATTATAACACAATTTATCGCTGGTTATCAAAAGCAAATACTAACTACCAATATTGCTTTGGCTAGCTTATTCATTGGAATTGTTGTTATTGTTATTATGAAATTTGACATTCTACAGCATCGTTTTAAAATCATCTATGAAACCAATATTTCACAAATTTTCGCCAAAGACTACCAGTATTACAATAGCAATCAAAATGCTTTTTCTATGAGGCTTGTAAAGTGGCGTTGTAGTGTTGAAGTTATTTATGAAAATTTTTTGTTTGGTGTTGGTACTGGCGACACAGAAGACCAACTTGTGATTTGTTATGACCAAAAAAAATTCTGGGGAAGATTAGCAGGTTATCGTTTTAATTCTCACAACATTTACCTCCAAGACTGGCTTCGTCTTGGCTTGATTGGATTCACTCTACTAATGCTCAGTTTTATACTCCCTATTATCAAAGCTGTTAAACAAAAAAAAGCACTATACCTTACATTTATAACACTCTTTATGCTTTGTGGCATCACCGAGTCACTAATGAATGCAAACAAAGGAATTGTCTTTTTTGCTTTTTTTAGTTGTATATTTGCCTTCAAATCAGATATTCAAGGTTCATCTACCTAA
- a CDS encoding carbamoyltransferase C-terminal domain-containing protein, with translation MKILGVHDGHNASVCLTIDGKIEYLIQEERITREKNMAGFPEHSLKLVLEKSGLTPSDIDIVGLNGDYMPKPTNRQGTLDYYKSLIGKGKGLNISKVKNKLKSVKAIAAPYEELNKSQRIKKLVDFGFTQDKIEFVNHHLTHAASAYFGNSNLNDKVLVLTNDGAGDRVCATVNIGEKGEITKLSDVHENHSIGLMYAIFTFLNGMVPLEHEYKLMGMAPYADKKGTRKVADQLWEMFELSEDGTSWEFTKGYSMYGALDFFHEFMFLKRFDHLMGGLQLFIEEFLVKWVTACIKKTGIKKVALAGGTFMNVKANKLLMEIPGLEKIFVTPSAGDESNPIGICYYLSTKHQGIHTIKPFDSVYFGISFSNGEIQQAFDNYSFKHQYNISKEENIEKKAAEILAEGAVIARFKGREEFGARSLGNRAIIANPNVPDVVKEINSMIKNRDFWMPFASSIIDDDMDKYLAWDKDKDKNDPYYMIMTYDTNPIAYTELAGGIHPYDKTVRPQMVTKEHNQDYWNLINEFKKITNIGGVLNTSLNLHGLPLVHAPEDAFHVMENSSLKYLAIGDFLITKQS, from the coding sequence ATGAAAATATTAGGAGTACATGACGGTCACAATGCGTCTGTTTGCTTAACAATAGATGGTAAAATTGAATATCTAATCCAGGAAGAACGAATAACAAGAGAAAAAAACATGGCAGGGTTTCCTGAGCACTCTCTCAAACTAGTACTTGAAAAAAGTGGCTTAACCCCTAGTGATATTGATATTGTGGGGCTTAATGGTGATTATATGCCTAAACCTACCAATCGTCAAGGTACTTTAGATTACTATAAGAGCCTTATAGGTAAAGGAAAAGGCCTTAACATTAGTAAAGTTAAAAATAAGCTTAAATCTGTCAAAGCAATTGCTGCTCCCTATGAAGAACTTAACAAAAGTCAACGTATAAAAAAACTTGTAGATTTTGGTTTTACTCAGGACAAAATTGAATTTGTAAACCATCACCTAACTCATGCAGCAAGTGCATACTTTGGTAACTCTAACCTTAATGATAAAGTTTTGGTGCTAACCAATGATGGAGCTGGTGATAGAGTATGTGCCACAGTAAATATTGGTGAAAAAGGAGAAATTACTAAACTTTCTGACGTTCATGAAAACCACTCTATTGGGCTAATGTATGCCATTTTCACTTTCTTAAATGGAATGGTTCCACTTGAACATGAATATAAACTTATGGGAATGGCTCCTTATGCTGATAAGAAAGGAACAAGAAAGGTTGCCGACCAATTATGGGAAATGTTTGAACTATCAGAAGATGGTACAAGTTGGGAGTTTACCAAAGGGTATTCAATGTATGGGGCATTAGACTTTTTCCACGAGTTCATGTTTCTAAAAAGATTTGATCACCTAATGGGGGGATTACAGCTTTTTATTGAAGAGTTTTTAGTAAAGTGGGTAACTGCTTGCATAAAAAAAACTGGTATTAAGAAAGTTGCCTTAGCTGGTGGTACTTTCATGAATGTAAAGGCTAATAAACTACTAATGGAAATACCCGGATTAGAGAAAATATTTGTCACCCCATCTGCTGGTGATGAATCTAACCCTATCGGTATTTGTTATTATCTCTCAACAAAACATCAAGGTATTCATACTATAAAACCTTTTGACAGTGTTTATTTTGGCATTTCCTTTAGCAATGGTGAAATCCAACAAGCTTTTGACAACTATAGTTTTAAGCATCAATACAACATATCTAAGGAAGAGAATATAGAGAAAAAAGCCGCGGAAATATTAGCAGAAGGAGCTGTGATAGCAAGATTTAAGGGACGTGAAGAGTTTGGTGCCAGAAGTCTTGGCAATCGAGCAATCATCGCGAACCCTAATGTACCAGATGTTGTCAAAGAAATTAATTCAATGATTAAGAACCGTGATTTCTGGATGCCATTCGCTAGTTCTATCATAGATGATGACATGGACAAATACCTCGCTTGGGACAAAGATAAAGATAAAAATGACCCTTATTACATGATCATGACATATGATACCAACCCTATTGCCTATACAGAATTGGCAGGAGGTATACACCCTTATGATAAAACAGTAAGACCCCAAATGGTTACTAAAGAACATAACCAAGATTATTGGAATCTAATCAATGAGTTCAAAAAAATCACTAATATTGGGGGAGTACTCAACACCTCGCTTAATTTACATGGATTACCATTAGTTCATGCTCCAGAAGATGCATTTCATGTAATGGAAAATTCCAGCTTAAAATACTTGGCTATTGGAGATTTTTTAATCACTAAACAATCGTAA
- a CDS encoding glycosyltransferase family 4 protein, protein MKVLHITNAYPTDDHPGFGIFIKEQIHSLDKKLSKNDVVVIDARNKGKTAYFKAFLKLRKLVKDYDILHCHHAFVAFVILMIKPQQKIVVSFLSNGTPDSLNLPKKISARLTKYITSKSDAIIFKCDIPPQYQHHPSVHYLPNGVNTVFFTPIDKNIAKEKLGLNKNKTYILFVSAGNLHRVEKRYDIYKQVIALLKSKYHLTDIEELHLVNSSRSLVPHYYGASSAHILTSDFEGSPNSVKESISCNIPIVSTDVGNVASMLKNVSNCYVSNNSTPEELAYLVHKCLEKQATNDFDLRQVLFEQKLDMESTAQKLFNIYNNLLS, encoded by the coding sequence ATGAAAGTTTTGCACATTACCAATGCTTATCCAACAGATGATCATCCAGGGTTTGGCATATTTATAAAAGAACAAATACACTCTCTTGATAAGAAGCTTTCAAAGAATGATGTAGTTGTAATCGACGCAAGAAATAAGGGTAAAACGGCGTACTTCAAGGCTTTTCTAAAGTTAAGAAAACTTGTCAAAGATTATGATATATTACATTGCCATCATGCCTTTGTTGCTTTTGTTATACTTATGATCAAGCCTCAACAAAAAATTGTAGTATCATTTTTGAGTAATGGGACTCCTGACTCCTTAAACTTACCTAAAAAAATAAGTGCTCGTTTAACAAAATATATTACTTCAAAATCTGATGCAATTATTTTTAAGTGTGATATACCTCCACAATACCAACACCATCCAAGTGTCCACTATTTACCCAATGGTGTAAACACTGTTTTTTTTACTCCAATCGATAAAAATATAGCCAAGGAAAAACTTGGTCTAAATAAAAACAAAACATACATTTTATTTGTCAGTGCAGGTAATCTACACCGTGTAGAGAAAAGGTATGATATATATAAGCAAGTAATTGCTTTATTAAAAAGTAAATACCACCTAACTGATATTGAAGAATTACACCTTGTAAACTCTTCAAGGTCACTAGTCCCACATTATTATGGAGCTTCTAGCGCTCATATTCTTACCTCTGACTTTGAAGGTTCACCAAACTCTGTAAAAGAAAGCATTAGTTGTAATATACCTATAGTATCTACAGATGTTGGCAATGTAGCCTCAATGCTAAAAAACGTATCTAATTGTTATGTTTCAAATAATTCCACACCCGAAGAGTTAGCCTACTTGGTACACAAATGTTTAGAAAAACAAGCAACAAATGATTTTGATTTAAGGCAAGTTTTATTTGAACAAAAGTTGGACATGGAGTCAACAGCCCAAAAGCTTTTCAACATATATAATAACCTATTGTCTTAA